TGGCGCGGCAGCCATGCTTATTGCTAACGAAGACGCCGTGAAAAAACACCAACTAGAGCCATTAGCCAAAATTATTGGAATGGCAACAGCTGGTGTTGAGCCAAGAGTAATGGGTATTGGCCCTGTTCCAGCGGTGCAGAAACTTCTTAAACGTACAGGAATTAGTCTTGACGAGATTGATGTGATCGAGCTAAACGAAGCTTTTGCAGCTCAAGGTTTAGCCTGCATGAAAGAGCTTGGTCTTGCCATTGAAGATACGCGAATCAACCCGAATGGTGGCGCCATTGCTTTAGGCCACCCTCTCGGTATGTCGGGTGCTCGTCTGTTACAATCAGCGGCTCTTCAACTCAAGCGAACCCAAGGTCGATATGCCTTGTGCACTATGTGTATTGGTGTGGGTCAAGGCATCGCAATGTTAATCGAGCGGAGCGATATCTAATGAGCAAAAACCTATTGAATCAACTGTTTTTTAGTATCGAAGGGAATGCTAATAACCCTGCGATTGTGCTTGGTCATCCACTTGGCATGAATTTAACTGTGTGGGATCCTGTACTACCTTATTTAATCGAGAACTTTCGAGTCATTCGGTGGGATCTACCGGGACACGGCTTGAGCCCTGCGATAGACAAGACTATCACTTCATTGCATCTAGATGCACTGGTTGAACCCCTCTTAGCAGAGTGCGATTCACTCGGTATTGAGCGCTTCCATTATGTTGGTACTTCTATTGGCGGCATGATTGGTCAGCAGCTTATCAGCGAGCACAGCAACCGATTATTGAGTGCGACACTCACCAACACCGGCGCTCAGATAGGCACCAGCGAAGCATGGTTGTCTCGACAGCAAACCGTTGCGGAATCTGGTTTATCGGAACTGGCCTGCACCTTTGTTACTCGCTGGTTTAGTGAAAAAAGCGTACACCATCAACCAGAAATCAAAATTCATTGGGAAAATCAGCTTTCTCAAGTAGATGACTACAGTTATGGCTTATTGTGCGCATGGTTAGCAGAAATGGATATGACATCGGCCTTGTCTTCTTATAAAAAAGACCTTCCGATACAACTCCTAGGTGGCACCAAAGATATCGCAACCACACCAGAGCTAATGCAAATACTGGCTAATCTCCTTGAGCTAGAAAATGTCATTTTACTAGAAGAAGTTGGCCATGTGCCTTCAATAGAAAGTCCAGAAAAGCTAGGCAATGCCATAGTGAGTTTCATAAAGTAATTTGAAAACTAATTGAAGAATAGAACCAAACGCCTATCGCCCTTAATAATTCGATAGGTGT
The window above is part of the Marinomonas sp. THO17 genome. Proteins encoded here:
- a CDS encoding alpha/beta fold hydrolase is translated as MSKNLLNQLFFSIEGNANNPAIVLGHPLGMNLTVWDPVLPYLIENFRVIRWDLPGHGLSPAIDKTITSLHLDALVEPLLAECDSLGIERFHYVGTSIGGMIGQQLISEHSNRLLSATLTNTGAQIGTSEAWLSRQQTVAESGLSELACTFVTRWFSEKSVHHQPEIKIHWENQLSQVDDYSYGLLCAWLAEMDMTSALSSYKKDLPIQLLGGTKDIATTPELMQILANLLELENVILLEEVGHVPSIESPEKLGNAIVSFIK